A genomic window from Salvia hispanica cultivar TCC Black 2014 chromosome 5, UniMelb_Shisp_WGS_1.0, whole genome shotgun sequence includes:
- the LOC125189128 gene encoding uncharacterized protein LOC125189128 isoform X1, giving the protein MIISSCIDFGTENSFRQPTRSASSLPHICICRSRSQNLSFILPDKDNEILLVSSVVSTISYYSAANPPGGVWQNDTPFHSAGHVVIGYNHPSAYIFLVFSNTLALSLALLAIFLVTAQWTSKKLLLSRAAWYSMWVSLIAVPANFAVSTLAIAPSGKSKAFNDAVLWCTFLPIGLAFLLVIMIQIFYYEENIRQLGVKLRVLWQNVKRTVGVGEGIGTEADNGTGTEAEGVGTEAADGLIGLSASIVTPIILYS; this is encoded by the exons atgataatatcaTCCTGTATCGATTTTGGAACGGAAAATTCCTTCCGTCAGCCGACGAGATCGGCCTCTTCTCTCCCtcacatatgcatatgcaGATCTAGGTCACAAAATTTGTCCTTTATTTTACCG GATAAGGATAATGAGATTCTGTTGGTGTCGTCTGTAGTATCAACGATTTCATACTATAGCGCCGCCAACCCACCAGGCGGCGTGTGGCAGAATGACACACCATTTCACAGTGCTGGGCATGTCGTGATTGGATATAATCATCCAAGTGCTTAcatatttttggtgttttctAACACCTTAGCATTGAGTCTAGCTCTCCTCGCAATCTTCCTCGTCACCGCTCAATGGACATCGAAAAAACTACTTCTATCACGAGCCGCCTGGTATTCGATGTGGGTGTCCCTGATAGCTGTCCCTGCAAATTTTGCAGTATCGACACTGGCCATCGCTCCCAGTGGGAAATCAAAAGCCTTTAACGACGCCGTTTTGTGGTGCACGTTCCTCCCTATAGGCTTGGCATTCCTTTTGGTGATTATgatccaaatattttattatgaggAAAACATAAGACAGCTGGGAGTGAAGCTGAGGGTGCTGTGGCAGAATGTTAAGAGAACTGTGGGCGTAGGTGAGGGTATTGGGACAGAAGCCGACAATGGCACTGGGACAGAAGCTGAGGGTGTTGGGACAGAAGCTGCAGATGGTTTGATCGGATTATCTGCGTCAATTGTTACTCCAATCATTTTGTACAGCTGA
- the LOC125189128 gene encoding uncharacterized protein LOC125189128 isoform X2: protein MNSLPSAIVGKVDTVEDLKAGFKDKDNEILLVSSVVSTISYYSAANPPGGVWQNDTPFHSAGHVVIGYNHPSAYIFLVFSNTLALSLALLAIFLVTAQWTSKKLLLSRAAWYSMWVSLIAVPANFAVSTLAIAPSGKSKAFNDAVLWCTFLPIGLAFLLVIMIQIFYYEENIRQLGVKLRVLWQNVKRTVGVGEGIGTEADNGTGTEAEGVGTEAADGLIGLSASIVTPIILYS, encoded by the exons ATGAATTCATTACCAAGTGCAATAGTAGGGAAGGTAGACACTGTGGAGGATCTTAAAGCTGGATTTAAG GATAAGGATAATGAGATTCTGTTGGTGTCGTCTGTAGTATCAACGATTTCATACTATAGCGCCGCCAACCCACCAGGCGGCGTGTGGCAGAATGACACACCATTTCACAGTGCTGGGCATGTCGTGATTGGATATAATCATCCAAGTGCTTAcatatttttggtgttttctAACACCTTAGCATTGAGTCTAGCTCTCCTCGCAATCTTCCTCGTCACCGCTCAATGGACATCGAAAAAACTACTTCTATCACGAGCCGCCTGGTATTCGATGTGGGTGTCCCTGATAGCTGTCCCTGCAAATTTTGCAGTATCGACACTGGCCATCGCTCCCAGTGGGAAATCAAAAGCCTTTAACGACGCCGTTTTGTGGTGCACGTTCCTCCCTATAGGCTTGGCATTCCTTTTGGTGATTATgatccaaatattttattatgaggAAAACATAAGACAGCTGGGAGTGAAGCTGAGGGTGCTGTGGCAGAATGTTAAGAGAACTGTGGGCGTAGGTGAGGGTATTGGGACAGAAGCCGACAATGGCACTGGGACAGAAGCTGAGGGTGTTGGGACAGAAGCTGCAGATGGTTTGATCGGATTATCTGCGTCAATTGTTACTCCAATCATTTTGTACAGCTGA
- the LOC125189130 gene encoding uncharacterized protein LOC125189130 produces the protein MPSGTPKRYSCRDSVAMNLLPSSIEGKVETLDYIAEFEDKDNVILLVSSVISTISYNSAVNPPGGVWQNDTPLHSAGHVVIGYTHPSAYIFLMFSNTLALSLALLTIFLVTAQWTSKKLLLSRAVWYSMWVSLIAVPANFAASTLAIAPSGKSKAFNDAVLCCTFLPIGLAFLLVIMIQIFYYEENIRQLGVKLRVLWQNVKRTVGVGEGIGTEADNGTGTEAEGVGTEAADGLIGLSASIVTPIILYS, from the exons TCAGGTACCCCCAAGCGCTATAGTTGTCGAGACAGCGTTGCAATGAATCTACTGCCAAGCTCAATCGAAGGGAAAGTAGAGACTCTGGATTATATTGCTGAATTTGAG GATAAAGATAATGTGATTTTGTTGGTGTCGTCTGTAATATCAACGATTTCATACAATAGCGCCGTCAACCCACCAGGCGGCGTGTGGCAGAATGACACACCACTTCACAGTGCTGGGCATGTCGTGATTGGATATACTCATCCAAGTGCTTACATATTTTTGATGTTTTCTAACACCTTAGCATTGAGTCTAGCTCTCCTCACAATCTTCCTCGTCACCGCTCAATGGACATCGAAAAAACTACTTCTATCACGAGCCGTCTGGTATTCGATGTGGGTGTCCCTGATAGCTGTCCCTGCAAATTTTGCAGCATCAACACTGGCAATCGCTCCCAGCGGGAAATCAAAAGCCTTTAACGACGCCGTTTTGTGTTGCACGTTCCTCCCTATAGGCTTGGCATTCCTTTTGGTGATTATgatccaaatattttattatgaggAAAACATAAGACAGCTGGGAGTGAAGCTGAGGGTGCTGTGGCAGAATGTTAAGAGAACTGTGGGCGTAGGTGAGGGTATTGGGACAGAAGCCGACAATGGCACTGGGACAGAAGCTGAGGGTGTTGGGACAGAAGCTGCAGATGGTTTGATCGGATTATCTGCGTCAATTGTTACTCCAATCATTTTGTACAGCTGA